From a single Candidatus Bathyarchaeota archaeon genomic region:
- the polX gene encoding DNA polymerase/3'-5' exonuclease PolX, translated as MSLNTEVAGVLSEISEIYAATGDLFRSRAFRTAAQRIASLTEDIGDVHAQGRLMEIPGVGRSIASIIEEYLETGSCSLLEELRESLPPGVLELMQLEGVGPKTALRLNRELGITSIDQLEAAAREGRLRGVRGFGAKTEENILKAIEEHRSRQERHLLGGILPLIRGITSYMREDEAVIEVEAVGSARRMAETVGDLDILVSSEKPLKVVKRFISMPNVTRVISKGRMRSTVILGKGVQVDLRVVPPESYGAALQYFTGSKEHNIKLRTIAKNKGLKLSEYGLFERETGRRVAGEDEKEIYRHLGLSWIEPELREDRGEIEAAASGRLPRLVGYEEVKGDLHIHTTWSDGTGTIEEMADKARMMGLEYIAICDHSKTLGIARGLDEERLREQMREIDRLNEKLEDFTILRGVECNIKADGSLDLSNSVLRDLDLVIAAIHSGFKSDKEQMTQRLIKAIHNDHVSAIAHPTGRMIQRRKGYPLDLDKVLEAASKQGVMMEINAFPDRLDLNELNSRKAKEMGVSLYIGTDAHTPNQMDFLPLGVAVARRGWLEAGDVANTLDARGLLMRIRGG; from the coding sequence ATGAGCCTCAACACCGAGGTGGCTGGGGTCCTCAGTGAGATAAGCGAGATCTATGCAGCCACGGGTGACCTCTTCAGGAGCAGAGCCTTCAGAACCGCTGCCCAGAGGATAGCATCCCTAACAGAGGATATAGGAGATGTACACGCCCAGGGTAGGCTCATGGAGATACCAGGAGTGGGGAGGAGCATCGCATCCATCATAGAGGAGTACTTAGAGACGGGAAGCTGCTCCCTGCTTGAAGAGCTTAGGGAGTCGCTGCCTCCGGGGGTTCTGGAACTCATGCAGCTCGAGGGGGTCGGCCCCAAGACCGCCCTGAGATTGAATAGGGAGCTTGGGATAACCTCCATAGACCAGCTCGAGGCCGCGGCCAGGGAGGGGAGGCTAAGAGGGGTCAGGGGCTTCGGAGCCAAGACCGAGGAGAACATCCTCAAGGCGATAGAGGAGCATAGGAGCAGGCAGGAGCGCCACCTCCTAGGAGGGATCCTACCCCTCATCCGAGGGATCACCTCCTACATGAGGGAGGATGAGGCCGTCATAGAGGTGGAGGCCGTGGGCTCGGCTAGGAGGATGGCTGAGACCGTTGGAGATCTGGACATACTCGTCTCATCGGAGAAGCCTCTGAAGGTTGTGAAGCGCTTCATCTCCATGCCTAACGTCACTAGGGTGATATCGAAGGGGAGAATGAGGAGCACCGTAATCCTCGGGAAGGGGGTACAGGTGGACCTGAGGGTGGTCCCCCCCGAATCCTACGGGGCAGCCCTCCAGTACTTCACAGGCTCGAAGGAGCACAACATAAAGCTCAGAACCATAGCCAAGAATAAGGGCCTAAAGCTGAGCGAGTACGGCCTATTCGAGAGGGAAACCGGGAGAAGGGTGGCGGGTGAGGATGAGAAGGAGATATACCGCCATCTAGGCCTCAGCTGGATAGAGCCCGAGCTGAGAGAGGACCGGGGGGAGATAGAGGCCGCAGCGTCTGGGAGGCTCCCAAGGCTGGTTGGATATGAGGAGGTGAAAGGGGACCTCCACATCCACACGACATGGAGCGATGGAACCGGTACAATAGAGGAGATGGCGGATAAGGCGAGGATGATGGGCTTGGAGTACATAGCCATCTGCGACCACTCGAAGACCCTCGGCATAGCTAGGGGCCTAGATGAGGAGAGGCTGAGGGAGCAGATGAGGGAGATAGATAGGCTCAACGAGAAGCTGGAGGACTTCACCATCCTCAGGGGGGTTGAGTGCAACATCAAAGCAGACGGCAGCCTAGACCTCTCCAACTCGGTGCTCAGAGACCTCGACCTCGTTATCGCAGCAATCCACTCGGGATTCAAGTCGGATAAGGAGCAGATGACTCAGAGGCTGATAAAGGCCATCCACAACGATCATGTCTCAGCCATAGCCCACCCCACCGGGAGGATGATCCAGAGGAGGAAAGGATACCCACTAGACCTCGACAAAGTGCTGGAGGCTGCATCAAAGCAGGGGGTTATGATGGAGATAAACGCCTTCCCAGACCGGCTGGACCTGAACGAGTTAAACAGCAGAAAGGCAAAGGAGATGGGAGTATCCCTCTACATAGGGACAGATGCCCACACACCCAACCAGATGGACTTCCTCCCCTTGGGAGTGGCCGTAGCGAGGAGGGGGTGGCTGGAGGCCGGAGATGTAGCCAACACCCTAGACGCCAGAGGCCTCCTTATGAGGATTAGAGGAGGCTAG